A genomic stretch from Erysipelothrix sp. HDW6C includes:
- a CDS encoding Imm64 family immunity protein codes for MDTYIGLGVVLKNDESLANELENIMDLLENHAQEIVVTYPKDGDLNDWQHEAIEGRLYDVIDYLTYRTSYADMMLDLGGRVVEARLSLTNESDVAVMKLEIADKGMFKDRTLEDLEAVTSILTDFIEAIDRSVTYSYIFCDNEAEFLYTKERLLEVGYNPYAILKMHDRTTAYAAWYVDGFTERPTQKVS; via the coding sequence ATGGATACTTATATTGGATTGGGTGTTGTCTTAAAGAACGACGAATCACTCGCAAATGAATTAGAGAATATTATGGATTTGTTGGAGAATCATGCACAAGAAATTGTGGTGACCTACCCAAAGGATGGCGATCTCAACGACTGGCAACATGAAGCAATTGAAGGCCGTCTGTATGATGTGATTGATTACTTGACCTACCGCACGTCGTATGCGGATATGATGTTAGATTTAGGTGGACGTGTTGTTGAAGCACGTTTGAGTTTAACAAACGAATCGGATGTTGCTGTGATGAAGTTGGAAATCGCAGACAAGGGTATGTTTAAAGACCGCACTCTCGAAGATTTAGAAGCAGTGACATCAATCCTCACAGATTTTATTGAAGCCATTGACCGCAGTGTTACGTATAGTTATATATTTTGCGATAATGAAGCAGAGTTCTTGTATACGAAAGAACGGTTGCTTGAAGTTGGCTACAATCCGTATGCAATTCTCAAAATGCACGATCGTACAACCGCTTATGCAGCATGGTATGTGGATGGTTTCACAGAACGTCCGACTCAAAAAGTGTCTTAG
- a CDS encoding ECF transporter S component, whose product MNQTGKTKNMIVTTMFMALTVVMMFTPLGTLRLPVVSVTIAHIPTIVAALVLGLKQGIMVSLSFALTSMFIAIISPTSVLDPFFANPLISVLPRVLIPVTTYYVSRLFKKDSKVGIMVSTLLGNLTNTFGVYTMLYLIYAQAILEQSGNSAVSLIIGAISTSTLIKSVIVVLIVTPTVMALRRVIKK is encoded by the coding sequence ATGAATCAAACTGGAAAAACAAAGAACATGATTGTAACGACGATGTTTATGGCACTTACAGTCGTCATGATGTTTACCCCCTTGGGAACGCTGCGCCTTCCTGTTGTCAGTGTAACAATCGCCCACATTCCTACCATTGTTGCGGCGCTTGTTTTGGGACTTAAACAAGGGATTATGGTGTCGTTATCCTTTGCACTTACGTCAATGTTTATTGCAATAATTTCGCCTACCTCTGTATTGGATCCTTTTTTCGCAAATCCATTGATTTCCGTTTTACCACGAGTACTTATCCCAGTGACAACCTATTATGTAAGTCGTCTCTTCAAGAAAGATTCGAAGGTTGGTATCATGGTTTCGACCTTGTTGGGAAATTTAACCAATACATTCGGAGTCTATACGATGCTCTATTTAATTTATGCACAAGCAATTTTAGAGCAATCTGGAAACAGCGCAGTGAGTCTGATTATTGGTGCAATCTCAACCAGCACGTTGATAAAGAGTGTTATTGTGGTTCTCATCGTAACACCAACCGTTATGGCATTACGCCGCGTTATTAAAAAGTAA
- a CDS encoding alpha/beta fold hydrolase translates to MNIIINEHTLNGFNYLELIDTTCVDQPAPLVFFLHGYTNNKELSIISGYKLARNGYRVILLDAKYHGERRINNQRVPEYRLPEIINQSLKDIDAIHNELTTRNLVIVGRVGVTGESLGGITTLAALTQFKWIDVAVSLMGTPSIYQFFKSQLQHLDLGEVTKKIGGAIITGLKDIDLSRHPETLAGRNVLLWHGDVDQTVPYYDDWAFYKTAKHHDYGTNLSFELTHNVGHYVGRDTTDMMVAYFKANL, encoded by the coding sequence ATGAACATCATTATCAACGAACATACTCTCAATGGATTCAACTACCTGGAATTGATTGATACCACATGTGTCGACCAACCAGCACCCCTTGTTTTCTTTTTGCATGGTTACACCAACAACAAAGAACTTTCAATAATTAGCGGTTACAAGTTAGCTCGAAATGGTTACCGGGTTATCCTCTTGGATGCAAAATACCATGGTGAACGTCGCATTAACAATCAACGCGTTCCTGAATATCGCTTGCCCGAGATTATCAATCAAAGTCTCAAAGATATCGATGCAATTCATAACGAGCTTACAACACGAAACCTGGTGATTGTTGGCCGTGTTGGTGTAACAGGAGAGTCATTGGGTGGCATTACAACACTCGCAGCACTCACACAATTTAAATGGATTGATGTTGCTGTATCACTGATGGGTACACCCTCAATCTATCAATTCTTCAAATCACAATTACAACACCTGGATCTAGGTGAAGTTACCAAGAAAATTGGTGGTGCAATAATTACCGGTCTTAAAGACATTGATCTTAGCCGTCATCCTGAAACGCTTGCCGGACGCAACGTACTCTTGTGGCATGGTGATGTTGATCAAACCGTTCCTTATTATGACGACTGGGCATTTTATAAGACTGCGAAGCACCATGATTATGGTACCAACCTGTCATTCGAATTGACCCATAATGTGGGCCACTATGTTGGCCGTGATACAACTGATATGATGGTTGCCTACTTCAAAGCAAACTTATAG
- the map gene encoding type I methionyl aminopeptidase, with product MISIKSQREIEGMYESGQLLARIHEALRDFIKTGITTHDIDQFVHTMITENGGIAAQIGYEDYPYATCISVNDAMCHGFPTHDKLKDGDLVKVDFCIDLRGFLSDSCWAYSVGTPSDAVRKLMEVTEKALYLGIEQAQIGNRAGDIGHVMDTYVKQFGYNMSLEFSGHGLGPTIHEPPMIPFVGKPHTGARLKEGMVITIEPIVNVGSPYATLDDNGWTARTTDGSLSCQYEHTLVITKEGPRILTLQK from the coding sequence ATGATTTCAATTAAATCACAACGCGAAATTGAAGGCATGTACGAGTCGGGTCAACTTCTCGCACGTATTCACGAAGCACTTCGCGATTTTATTAAAACAGGTATTACAACACATGATATTGATCAGTTTGTGCATACAATGATTACCGAGAATGGTGGCATTGCTGCTCAAATTGGTTATGAAGATTATCCTTATGCGACATGCATTAGCGTCAACGACGCGATGTGTCATGGCTTCCCTACCCACGATAAACTGAAAGATGGCGACTTGGTTAAAGTTGACTTTTGTATCGATTTACGCGGTTTCCTATCCGATTCATGCTGGGCATACAGTGTCGGTACACCTTCAGATGCTGTACGGAAACTTATGGAAGTCACTGAAAAAGCTCTTTATCTTGGGATTGAACAAGCTCAAATCGGAAATCGTGCAGGTGATATTGGTCATGTTATGGACACCTATGTAAAACAGTTTGGCTACAATATGTCACTTGAGTTCTCAGGACATGGTCTGGGACCCACGATTCATGAACCCCCAATGATTCCTTTTGTGGGAAAACCGCATACAGGAGCACGTCTTAAAGAAGGCATGGTTATCACCATTGAACCTATCGTGAACGTTGGTTCACCCTATGCCACGTTGGATGACAATGGATGGACAGCACGAACAACAGACGGAAGTCTCAGTTGTCAATATGAGCATACCTTGGTAATCACCAAAGAAGGCCCAAGAATTTTAACCTTACAAAAATAG
- a CDS encoding Pr6Pr family membrane protein → MIHNRKIALRFRIVSFGFVLLGLLLSMKVFEGQLHLAQFMYYTIQSNFLGLVLFALLIFKTQRERRHFGDDGSASYYPRFEMVVVIDLLLTLIVYWVMLAPQSFSMDANTNLFTLSNLTVHLITPLLCLVDYVLFADSGHLKYRDVYAVLIYPLCYVLFSSAAGLLGYVYRISTADGLPVRFPYFFFDFDRIGMKSLGYIAALVGFFLVISHIFYIIDHRFRKPVLIPRPHTLNSAFQKKSKKY, encoded by the coding sequence ATGATACACAATCGAAAAATCGCTTTACGGTTTCGAATCGTAAGTTTTGGGTTCGTTTTACTTGGACTCTTGTTAAGTATGAAGGTCTTTGAAGGGCAATTACATCTTGCACAATTTATGTACTACACCATTCAAAGCAACTTCCTCGGGTTAGTTTTATTTGCACTGCTTATTTTTAAGACACAGCGAGAACGCAGACATTTTGGGGATGATGGGAGTGCGAGTTACTACCCACGATTTGAAATGGTCGTTGTTATTGATTTACTGCTCACGCTCATTGTTTATTGGGTGATGCTTGCACCACAATCCTTCTCAATGGACGCCAATACAAATCTGTTTACGCTAAGTAATCTCACCGTCCATCTGATTACACCCCTACTTTGTCTTGTTGATTATGTATTGTTCGCAGATTCTGGACATCTAAAGTATCGCGATGTATATGCGGTATTAATCTATCCACTTTGCTACGTCCTCTTTTCATCAGCAGCTGGTTTGCTTGGTTATGTTTATCGCATTTCAACTGCAGACGGGCTGCCGGTTCGTTTCCCCTACTTCTTTTTTGATTTTGATCGCATCGGAATGAAGTCTCTTGGATATATCGCAGCATTGGTTGGTTTCTTTCTTGTCATCAGTCATATCTTTTACATTATTGATCACCGCTTTAGAAAGCCAGTGCTTATTCCCCGACCACACACTTTGAATTCCGCATTCCAAAAGAAAAGTAAGAAATATTAG
- a CDS encoding GNAT family N-acetyltransferase, translating into MDLLTINEENFAAVLKCEVSPEQAKYVAPNVKSLAECYLYRNDGVMPFALSVNGTIVGFALLDIDDEERDVTIWRIMIDHNHQNKGYGRQAIEKISAWVIINTPYRDLYIDYVLGNEQAKHLYEKMGFQPVRINEHGEQVMMRTLEKKGEILN; encoded by the coding sequence ATGGATTTACTCACAATAAATGAAGAAAACTTCGCTGCTGTTTTAAAATGCGAAGTCAGTCCGGAGCAAGCGAAGTATGTAGCTCCCAATGTAAAAAGTCTTGCCGAGTGTTATCTTTACCGTAACGATGGGGTGATGCCTTTTGCACTAAGTGTTAACGGCACCATTGTTGGCTTTGCACTTTTAGATATTGATGATGAGGAACGCGATGTGACAATCTGGCGCATTATGATTGATCACAATCATCAAAATAAAGGCTACGGACGCCAAGCCATTGAAAAAATAAGTGCATGGGTCATCATCAACACGCCCTATCGGGATCTTTATATCGATTATGTACTTGGCAATGAGCAAGCGAAGCATCTCTATGAAAAAATGGGATTCCAACCCGTGCGTATTAATGAGCATGGAGAACAAGTGATGATGCGAACACTCGAAAAGAAAGGAGAAATCTTAAATTGA
- a CDS encoding FAD-dependent oxidoreductase, giving the protein MSTDLIYDAVILGGGPAGLSAGIYAARSGQHVLIIEKDRWGGQVTTTTDIVNYPGMRHTQGEALMTEMRLQAEDFGVEFKSATVSDVSLDTGVKVIETDRGVIKGYAVMIATGASPRTIGFPGELDYRGKGIAYCSTCDGEFFTGRDIFVIGGGFAAAEEAVFLTRFARKVHMIIREPDFTAAKATADSVKAHKDIAITYNTEVKLVNGEGMLTHAEFVNNQTGKETSFDAEEGFGMFVFAGTKPASDIFSGKVKIEKDGYIPTNEAMETNIAGVYAIGDIRVKHLRQIVTAVSDGAIAATEAEKYITEYKQKHNIVSQPRVVKERVNDAPKLEKTGMWFSETIRNQLSGIFSRLHETVHLDLFLDQSEKSSEMLSFVDEFVSLSDHLERGEVTYNQTDFVPRIQLQGTGISYAGIPSGHELNSLVLGIYNIGGPGQEITESQRVRIQALPEVSLDIAVSLTCHFCPDVVASCQRIASINPKVSAQMVDTGIFQTWMKSKKIMSVPAILIDNKNIVFGSKTMDEILDAIEKEKSI; this is encoded by the coding sequence ATGAGCACCGACTTGATTTATGATGCCGTCATTCTTGGGGGTGGACCTGCTGGTTTGAGTGCGGGAATTTACGCCGCACGATCGGGTCAACATGTTCTCATTATTGAAAAAGATCGCTGGGGTGGCCAAGTTACAACCACAACAGATATCGTAAATTATCCTGGGATGCGTCACACTCAAGGCGAGGCACTCATGACGGAAATGCGTTTACAAGCAGAGGACTTCGGTGTTGAATTCAAGTCAGCAACCGTCAGTGATGTATCCTTAGATACTGGGGTTAAAGTGATAGAGACTGACCGTGGTGTTATTAAAGGCTATGCTGTGATGATTGCGACTGGTGCATCACCACGTACAATTGGATTTCCTGGGGAATTAGACTATCGTGGAAAAGGCATTGCCTATTGCTCCACATGTGATGGCGAATTCTTTACGGGTCGGGATATCTTCGTAATTGGTGGCGGATTTGCTGCCGCTGAGGAGGCTGTATTCTTAACGCGATTTGCGCGAAAAGTTCATATGATTATTCGCGAACCAGATTTTACAGCCGCGAAAGCAACCGCAGATAGTGTAAAGGCTCATAAAGATATTGCGATAACCTACAATACAGAAGTAAAATTAGTTAATGGAGAAGGAATGCTCACCCATGCTGAATTTGTAAACAATCAGACTGGAAAAGAGACATCATTCGATGCTGAAGAAGGATTTGGAATGTTTGTTTTTGCAGGAACCAAACCAGCAAGTGACATCTTCAGTGGTAAAGTAAAAATTGAAAAAGATGGCTACATTCCTACAAACGAAGCCATGGAAACGAATATTGCTGGGGTTTACGCCATCGGAGATATTCGTGTTAAGCATCTTCGCCAAATTGTAACTGCAGTCTCAGATGGTGCAATTGCTGCCACCGAAGCTGAAAAATACATCACCGAGTACAAACAGAAGCACAACATTGTTTCGCAACCACGTGTTGTTAAGGAACGCGTTAATGATGCACCAAAACTCGAAAAGACGGGAATGTGGTTTAGTGAAACAATCCGCAACCAACTGTCGGGAATATTTTCAAGGCTCCATGAAACCGTCCACTTGGATTTGTTTCTTGACCAAAGTGAAAAATCTTCAGAAATGCTCTCATTTGTTGACGAGTTTGTAAGCTTGAGTGACCATCTTGAACGGGGTGAAGTCACGTACAACCAAACAGATTTTGTTCCACGAATTCAACTGCAGGGTACTGGTATTTCATATGCAGGAATTCCCAGTGGGCATGAGTTAAATTCTTTAGTGTTGGGAATTTATAACATTGGCGGGCCTGGGCAAGAAATCACTGAGAGTCAACGCGTCCGCATTCAAGCACTTCCAGAGGTTTCGCTTGACATTGCTGTTTCATTAACTTGCCATTTTTGTCCAGATGTTGTTGCGAGCTGTCAAAGGATTGCATCAATCAATCCAAAGGTGTCAGCACAAATGGTTGATACCGGCATCTTTCAAACATGGATGAAGTCCAAGAAAATAATGAGTGTACCTGCAATTTTAATCGATAATAAAAACATTGTCTTTGGTTCAAAGACAATGGATGAGATTTTAGATGCAATAGAAAAGGAGAAATCAATTTAA
- the ahpC gene encoding alkyl hydroperoxide reductase subunit C — MLNLIDAVLPEFRVDAYQNGEFISVSNTDMLGKWSVVVFYPADFSFVCPTELGALQDLYGEFMNNNCEVYSVSCDSHFVHKAWADATDTIGKIRYPMLADPTGGLARFFGVMDESAGQAYRGSFVISPEGKIKAYEIHDMGIGRNAEELLRKVEAAQFVAEHGDKVCPANWQPGEDTIEPSLDLVGKI, encoded by the coding sequence ATGTTGAACTTAATCGATGCAGTATTACCAGAGTTTCGTGTGGACGCATATCAAAATGGGGAATTTATCAGTGTATCCAACACAGATATGTTGGGAAAATGGTCAGTTGTGGTTTTCTACCCTGCGGATTTTTCATTTGTATGTCCTACCGAATTAGGAGCACTTCAAGACCTTTACGGAGAATTCATGAATAACAATTGTGAGGTATATTCTGTTTCGTGTGATTCGCACTTTGTTCATAAAGCATGGGCAGATGCAACAGATACAATTGGTAAGATTCGTTATCCAATGCTTGCTGATCCAACGGGTGGACTTGCACGCTTCTTTGGGGTGATGGATGAATCAGCAGGTCAGGCATATCGCGGATCATTTGTTATCTCTCCTGAAGGAAAAATTAAGGCCTATGAAATTCACGATATGGGAATCGGTCGCAACGCAGAGGAGCTCTTACGGAAAGTTGAGGCTGCCCAATTTGTTGCCGAACATGGAGATAAAGTATGCCCAGCAAACTGGCAACCGGGAGAAGATACTATTGAACCAAGTTTGGATCTTGTAGGGAAAATCTAA
- a CDS encoding glycoside hydrolase family 73 protein, protein MKRKKRNQHDTIKQLLALAVCVVAFFIVLFTYESHKEPSSETQFITSIADAAIVSGKDSEILPSIIIAQAILESEWGRSTLSTDANNYFGIKGSYEGASVEVATTEFYDDVEHDIYDVFKVYPSIEASMRDHALLLTTENYSSVRSATSYTEAAIALRNAGYATDPMYAEKLIDIIESYRLFIYDTQ, encoded by the coding sequence ATGAAACGAAAAAAGCGAAACCAACACGATACAATCAAACAACTCCTTGCCCTTGCGGTATGTGTTGTTGCTTTCTTCATTGTTCTCTTTACCTATGAATCTCACAAAGAGCCCAGTTCTGAGACGCAATTCATCACATCAATTGCGGATGCAGCAATTGTCTCTGGAAAAGACTCAGAAATTCTTCCCAGCATTATTATTGCGCAAGCAATCCTTGAGTCAGAGTGGGGACGAAGTACTTTAAGCACTGATGCAAACAATTATTTTGGCATCAAAGGTTCCTACGAGGGTGCATCAGTCGAAGTTGCAACAACTGAATTTTATGATGATGTTGAACATGATATCTACGATGTATTTAAAGTCTATCCTTCAATTGAGGCCTCAATGCGCGATCATGCCCTACTTTTAACAACAGAAAATTACAGTTCAGTTCGTTCAGCAACCTCCTATACTGAAGCTGCCATTGCTCTACGAAACGCTGGCTACGCAACCGATCCCATGTACGCTGAAAAGCTAATTGATATTATTGAATCATACCGCCTCTTTATCTATGATACACAATGA
- a CDS encoding InlB B-repeat-containing protein, producing MKKKFTIGIFSLALVLGSVMVPLMAEEADIDSLPVNDVQESIDEITEEVTTETVVDTPEVVEEEAVDAAVDIQTIDVLDNESISPVVEAPVKTPRATTIDDYAGLVAALANAQGDATLVISGGSRIVLNDSLKINTAKVTSLEFVSSDGTEVVFINAKDKKHLETTGNGSLNLTFTNVVLSGNRETGLTGGGIAITSSTGNHIINGLVVRESTAKGWDAGILQYTALNGGSLSVVDATFTGNVIPDRNSASAAIIMVDLANGANASFTNITMDRNETVNQNGAAIGFYNKDGVVTVDGLHISNHKASSMSGGMKYTGYTTSTLTLTNSSFKDNTNIEGTAGALSIKQTAQSNVSITNTTFTNNYAHRGGGAIMLNADGSATTTTLDNVTFENNKGGLIEYNPETGEQTGLPSSGGALNIVQSSGRTTLVIKNSRFLNNTAVTGGAIALSNNNGGITDLTLEDSILSGNISDYHGGAIDFSYGTGENIPGLFTIRNTEITNNTVTGRDTGPGYYEGGYGGGIAITGYKEYPDVLVLDGVTFNNNTSLYPVVWNLNAESSSLLQTSYRNNVTDTTFSQSSHAFLAGYNNAFNGDDVYIDYDGIAYFDLNPETIADLDLENYTEMSHYNLSFKNELILEPITPISANYTFLGWYNESDVLWDFATTNQTETHQYLHAKWERKPEPVATYNVSFDLNGATSAQPDAQALTAGSTVSQPVQPVRDGFTFQGWSTTQDGSVGLWNFATDTTPSSNMTLFAQWKPIATTSYNVSFNLNGGDGIAPASQVIDAGAWVSQPFTVSRNGYTFIGWSQNAQPGSPLWDFKTMTVSSDMVLYAQWQPVTPTQPTTPEKLPSTGYSNGLPIFGLLTIATGLSVLALKRRKNN from the coding sequence ATGAAGAAAAAGTTCACAATTGGAATCTTTTCACTCGCGCTTGTATTGGGTTCTGTAATGGTTCCACTTATGGCGGAAGAAGCTGACATCGATTCCTTACCGGTCAACGATGTACAGGAGAGCATCGATGAAATTACAGAGGAAGTAACAACTGAAACAGTTGTAGATACTCCCGAAGTTGTCGAAGAAGAAGCAGTGGATGCTGCAGTGGATATACAAACGATTGATGTACTTGACAACGAATCTATCAGTCCAGTCGTAGAAGCACCCGTTAAAACACCCCGTGCTACCACAATTGATGATTATGCTGGACTTGTCGCAGCACTTGCTAACGCACAAGGTGATGCAACACTTGTTATTAGCGGTGGGAGTCGAATTGTTTTAAACGATTCACTTAAAATCAATACTGCAAAAGTAACATCTCTTGAATTTGTTTCCAGTGATGGTACTGAAGTGGTGTTTATCAATGCAAAAGATAAAAAGCATTTGGAGACAACAGGGAATGGATCACTGAATCTAACCTTTACAAATGTTGTCTTAAGTGGAAATCGTGAAACGGGCTTAACAGGTGGTGGTATTGCAATCACATCATCAACAGGAAATCATATTATCAATGGTTTGGTAGTCCGTGAAAGTACTGCTAAAGGATGGGATGCTGGTATCTTGCAATATACTGCCCTTAATGGCGGGTCACTGAGTGTTGTGGACGCAACATTTACAGGCAATGTCATTCCCGATCGCAACAGTGCAAGTGCAGCTATTATTATGGTAGATCTTGCCAATGGCGCAAATGCTTCCTTTACAAACATTACAATGGATCGCAACGAAACTGTCAATCAAAATGGTGCAGCAATTGGATTCTATAATAAAGATGGCGTTGTCACTGTCGATGGTTTACATATATCCAATCACAAAGCCAGCAGCATGTCAGGTGGTATGAAGTATACAGGCTATACAACTTCAACACTAACACTAACAAACAGTAGTTTTAAAGATAACACTAATATTGAAGGAACGGCTGGTGCACTTAGCATCAAACAAACCGCACAATCCAATGTTTCAATTACAAACACAACCTTCACCAATAACTACGCACACCGTGGTGGTGGGGCAATCATGCTGAATGCTGATGGAAGTGCTACAACAACGACGCTTGATAATGTAACATTCGAAAACAACAAAGGGGGATTGATTGAATACAATCCCGAAACTGGCGAGCAAACAGGACTTCCAAGTTCTGGTGGTGCGCTCAACATTGTACAATCATCCGGTAGAACGACACTTGTCATCAAAAACTCACGTTTCTTGAATAATACAGCTGTAACCGGTGGCGCTATTGCACTTAGCAATAATAATGGCGGAATCACCGATCTTACACTGGAAGACAGCATCTTGAGCGGAAATATTTCTGATTATCATGGTGGTGCAATTGATTTCAGTTATGGAACTGGCGAAAACATCCCCGGCCTCTTTACAATTCGCAACACCGAGATTACAAACAACACAGTAACCGGACGTGATACCGGTCCTGGATACTACGAAGGTGGCTACGGTGGTGGTATCGCAATCACTGGCTACAAAGAGTATCCCGATGTTCTTGTATTGGATGGGGTAACATTCAACAATAACACTTCGCTATACCCTGTGGTTTGGAACCTTAATGCTGAAAGTTCAAGCCTGTTGCAAACTTCATATCGTAACAATGTGACCGACACGACATTCAGTCAGTCATCTCATGCATTCCTTGCAGGATACAATAACGCATTTAACGGCGATGATGTCTATATTGATTATGATGGTATTGCATATTTTGATTTGAATCCCGAGACAATTGCAGATTTAGATCTCGAAAATTATACAGAAATGTCACATTATAATTTATCGTTTAAAAATGAGTTAATTCTTGAACCCATAACACCAATCTCTGCAAATTATACATTCTTAGGTTGGTATAACGAAAGTGATGTACTGTGGGATTTCGCAACAACCAATCAAACAGAAACACATCAATATTTGCACGCAAAATGGGAACGCAAACCTGAACCTGTAGCTACATACAATGTTTCATTTGATTTAAATGGTGCAACATCTGCACAACCAGATGCACAAGCGTTAACAGCCGGAAGTACAGTTTCTCAACCGGTTCAACCAGTGCGTGATGGATTCACATTCCAAGGTTGGAGTACAACTCAAGATGGAAGTGTTGGCTTATGGAACTTCGCTACAGATACAACGCCTTCAAGTAACATGACACTCTTTGCGCAATGGAAACCTATTGCGACAACATCATACAATGTATCGTTCAACTTAAATGGTGGCGACGGTATTGCGCCAGCATCGCAAGTCATTGATGCAGGCGCATGGGTAAGTCAACCGTTCACAGTATCCCGTAATGGGTACACGTTTATCGGATGGAGCCAAAACGCTCAGCCAGGAAGTCCTCTTTGGGATTTCAAAACAATGACCGTAAGTTCTGACATGGTACTCTATGCACAGTGGCAACCTGTCACACCAACACAACCAACGACACCCGAAAAACTTCCAAGTACAGGATATTCAAATGGACTTCCAATATTCGGATTACTGACAATTGCAACAGGACTTAGTGTTCTTGCATTGAAACGTCGTAAAAACAATTAA